In one window of Bizionia sp. M204 DNA:
- a CDS encoding type IX secretion system membrane protein PorP/SprF, giving the protein MKLIKHYIIALALLSCTVGIAQQLPQFTQYMYNTISINPAYAGSRETLSVVGLHRSQWVGFDGGPITQTLSVHSPLRNDKIGLGLSFINDKLGDERFSYLYGDFSYTIQTGQKTELAFGIKAGFTSYTLDRYSADSSGDPSIYGIDDRWDPNIGAGVYWHSDRWYLGLSTPRILTNDYNDETGVGQDYAALERVSYYFTGGYVFTLSENTKLKPAFLLKATNGAPLSFDLTANFLFYEKFWAGAGYRIDNQTSALAGIVDFQVSKQFRIGYAYEYPLSDLIDYTGGTHEILVMFELFKTKRIKSPRYF; this is encoded by the coding sequence ATGAAACTTATAAAACATTATATAATTGCATTAGCATTATTGAGTTGTACGGTTGGAATTGCACAACAATTACCGCAGTTTACCCAATATATGTATAATACCATCTCTATAAACCCTGCCTATGCGGGAAGTAGAGAAACGTTAAGCGTTGTTGGTTTACACAGAAGTCAATGGGTTGGCTTTGATGGCGGACCAATAACCCAAACCTTATCTGTTCACTCTCCGTTAAGGAATGACAAAATAGGTTTAGGATTGTCTTTTATTAATGACAAATTAGGTGACGAACGTTTTTCATATCTGTATGGTGATTTTTCATATACCATACAAACTGGTCAGAAAACGGAGTTAGCATTTGGTATTAAAGCTGGTTTCACAAGTTATACTTTGGACAGGTATTCTGCAGATAGTTCGGGTGATCCAAGCATTTATGGTATTGACGATCGTTGGGACCCAAATATTGGTGCGGGTGTTTATTGGCATTCAGACAGATGGTATTTAGGTTTATCCACACCGCGTATTTTAACGAATGATTATAACGATGAAACAGGAGTCGGTCAAGACTATGCGGCATTGGAACGCGTGAGTTATTACTTTACAGGCGGATATGTTTTCACATTAAGTGAAAACACAAAATTAAAACCCGCGTTTCTTTTAAAAGCAACCAATGGAGCACCACTATCTTTTGACCTAACGGCCAACTTCCTATTCTACGAGAAGTTCTGGGCAGGAGCTGGTTACCGAATTGATAATCAAACCTCGGCTTTAGCGGGTATAGTTGATTTTCAAGTGTCCAAGCAGTTTCGCATAGGTTATGCCTATGAATATCCGTTATCAGACTTAATTGACTATACTGGAGGAACCCACGAAATATTGGTCATGTTTGAATTATTTAAAACAAAACGAATCAAATCACCAAGATACTTCTAA